A genomic segment from Alistipes senegalensis JC50 encodes:
- a CDS encoding outer membrane beta-barrel protein has protein sequence MIKKLLMAAVVLAMAVPAAAQGSRRSEISVSYGFAPVTDWIDAYSDLLTGADTDPSGWGAVTVGYSFRVIGSLRIGAQVVYSSNTQEIKGSGSEIKNRYWTVMPNAKWNWLNLKIVSFYTRVGAGASFAKAKVGGQSDKSTLFAFQVSPVGVEVGGRIAAYAEAGIGTSGSLLVGARYRF, from the coding sequence ATGATCAAGAAATTGCTGATGGCGGCCGTCGTTCTGGCGATGGCCGTGCCCGCCGCGGCTCAGGGATCGCGCCGCAGCGAGATTTCCGTCTCCTACGGTTTCGCGCCCGTGACGGACTGGATCGACGCATACAGCGACCTGCTGACGGGCGCCGATACGGACCCCTCGGGATGGGGCGCCGTCACCGTGGGGTACAGCTTCCGGGTGATCGGCAGCCTGCGCATCGGGGCACAGGTCGTCTATTCGTCGAACACGCAGGAGATCAAGGGCTCCGGTTCGGAGATCAAAAACCGTTACTGGACCGTGATGCCCAATGCGAAGTGGAACTGGCTCAATCTGAAGATCGTGTCGTTCTATACGCGGGTCGGTGCGGGCGCTTCGTTCGCCAAGGCCAAGGTCGGGGGACAGAGCGACAAATCCACGTTGTTCGCCTTCCAGGTGTCGCCCGTCGGCGTCGAGGTCGGGGGACGCATCGCGGCTTATGCCGAGGCGGGTATCGGCACCTCGGGCAGTCTGCTGGTCGGTGCGCGTTACCGCTTCTGA